From one Lolium rigidum isolate FL_2022 chromosome 4, APGP_CSIRO_Lrig_0.1, whole genome shotgun sequence genomic stretch:
- the LOC124646451 gene encoding uncharacterized protein LOC124646451 has translation MVMYTDGGLGRGEPKARGGGDVRQQSVMRQALKMKNGRRSAGSRKAAYIFHGCLYIFYVSLIVEEEVASMWRLGELKWSSTCLYASQHPIKLRNLSCVLSEFSTKSRDLCENESTSLKNCQRPLVVGGRVHRAIIMVLGS, from the exons ATGGTGATGTACACCGACGGCGGCCTCGGGCGCGGAGAGCCCAAAGCACGAGGCGGCGGCGATGTGAGGCAACAGAG CGTCATGAGGCAGGCTCTCAAGATGAAGaacgggaggaggagcgccggctcGAGGAAAGCTGCATATATTTTTCATGGATGCCTTTACATATTCTATGTTAG CCTtattgtggaggaagaggtcGCGTCAATGTGGAGACTAGGAGAACTCAAGTGGTCATCGACTTGCCTCTACGCTAGCCAACACCCTATCAAATTGAGAAATTTGAG TTGTGTTTTGTCTGAATTTTCGACTAAATCTCGGGATCTTTGTGAGAACGAAAGCACAAGTCTCAAAAACTGCCAAAGACCACTTGTTGTTGGTGGTCGTGTTCACAGAGCAATTATTATGGTTCTTGGAAGTTGA